One Frankia alni ACN14a DNA window includes the following coding sequences:
- a CDS encoding response regulator yields MADQPVRTLIVAAEPVLAARLRGYVAGVPGFVVSGVASSGEQALSPALRGRLDLILLDFFLPDMSGLDVCRALRARGSALDIIAVSLVRDLAMVQAAMSYGVIQYVVKPFTAIAFRRCLERYSAFRRQIAAGAGGLVRQRDVDLALSRLRLDGSGVTLPKGLSAPTLDTVVGHLRGAVGPLSADEVAGGLGLARVTARRYLEWLAAQRLAIRTMSYGHTGRPRHLYLWRRT; encoded by the coding sequence ATGGCCGACCAACCGGTCCGCACATTGATCGTGGCGGCCGAACCCGTCCTCGCCGCCAGGCTGCGCGGCTACGTCGCCGGTGTTCCAGGGTTCGTCGTCAGCGGGGTGGCCAGCAGCGGGGAGCAGGCGCTGTCACCCGCCCTGCGCGGTCGGCTCGACCTGATCCTGCTGGACTTCTTCCTGCCGGACATGAGCGGGCTGGACGTGTGTCGGGCCCTGCGCGCCCGCGGCTCGGCCCTCGACATCATCGCCGTCTCCCTCGTCCGGGATCTGGCCATGGTGCAGGCGGCGATGTCCTACGGCGTCATCCAGTACGTCGTGAAGCCGTTCACCGCCATCGCGTTCCGGCGCTGCCTGGAGCGGTACTCGGCCTTCCGGCGGCAGATCGCGGCCGGCGCCGGCGGGCTCGTGCGCCAGCGTGACGTGGACCTCGCCCTGTCCCGGCTGCGGCTCGACGGCTCCGGCGTGACACTGCCCAAGGGGCTGTCCGCCCCCACTCTCGACACCGTGGTCGGCCACCTGCGCGGGGCGGTGGGGCCGTTGTCCGCGGACGAGGTCGCCGGGGGCCTCGGGCTGGCCCGGGTGACGGCGCGCCGCTATCTCGAATGGCTGGCCGCGCAGCGCCTGGCGATCCGGACCATGAGCTACGGCCACACCGGCCGACCGCGCCACCTGTACCTGTGGCGTCGGACGTGA
- a CDS encoding RDD family protein: MNQVVRSGPHGASRAGAPGAQANRPGGAIVTGEAVAIGEAIAPAEAIVTGEAVAIDLRVARLGSRLVAGLIDLLAEFYILNILGALVVLVVRPEDDALVAAIFLLIYVAMVLGYPVACETLSRGRTLGKMALGLRVVRDDGGPIRFRHAFTRGLIGAVIERPGALLGLPAIVSMISSRHSKRLGDVFAGTVVLQVSVPRTVGAAPFVPSPLLGWAALLDLTGLDDGLALRARQFLSRAHTLSPQALDRLGCGLVDEVRAVVTPPPPPGTPGWAYLSAVLAERTRRAYARLAAQRPPTAPPGGFGSNAAPAWVPAPPPPGASWTGAGPRTPRPPTTGPVSAWPEQAPPSNGRSRP, encoded by the coding sequence ATGAACCAGGTCGTCCGGAGCGGTCCCCACGGGGCGAGCCGCGCCGGCGCGCCGGGCGCACAGGCGAACCGCCCCGGCGGGGCGATCGTCACCGGTGAAGCGGTCGCCATCGGTGAAGCGATCGCCCCAGCTGAAGCGATCGTCACCGGTGAAGCGGTCGCCATCGACCTGCGGGTGGCCAGGCTGGGATCACGGCTGGTGGCCGGGCTGATCGACCTGCTCGCCGAGTTCTACATCCTGAACATCCTCGGCGCCCTGGTCGTGCTCGTCGTGCGACCCGAGGACGACGCGCTGGTCGCCGCCATCTTTCTGCTGATCTACGTCGCCATGGTGCTCGGCTACCCGGTGGCGTGCGAGACGCTGAGCCGCGGACGGACCCTCGGGAAGATGGCGTTGGGCCTGCGGGTGGTTCGCGACGACGGCGGGCCCATCCGCTTCCGGCACGCCTTCACCCGGGGCCTCATCGGCGCGGTCATCGAACGCCCCGGGGCCCTGCTCGGTCTGCCCGCCATCGTGAGCATGATCTCCTCCCGGCACAGCAAGCGCCTGGGCGACGTGTTCGCCGGGACGGTGGTGCTGCAGGTGAGCGTTCCACGCACCGTCGGCGCCGCGCCCTTCGTGCCGTCGCCCCTGCTCGGGTGGGCGGCCCTGCTCGACCTGACCGGGCTCGACGACGGTCTCGCCCTGCGCGCCCGCCAGTTCCTGAGCCGTGCGCACACCCTGTCGCCGCAGGCGCTGGACCGCCTTGGGTGCGGCCTGGTCGACGAGGTGCGCGCGGTGGTCACGCCGCCGCCGCCCCCGGGCACGCCGGGGTGGGCCTACCTGTCGGCGGTGCTCGCCGAACGCACCCGCCGGGCCTACGCCCGCCTCGCCGCGCAGCGCCCGCCCACAGCTCCCCCGGGCGGGTTCGGTTCGAACGCGGCTCCCGCATGGGTTCCAGCCCCCCCGCCGCCAGGCGCTTCATGGACGGGTGCCGGGCCGCGCACGCCCAGGCCGCCCACGACCGGGCCGGTCTCCGCCTGGCCCGAGCAGGCACCTCCGTCGAACGGCCGGTCTCGGCCCTGA